The Paenibacillus sp. BIC5C1 DNA segment TCGGACCCTGCGCAAGAAGCTTGGCGAAGATGTGGGCAAGAACAAGTTTATCAAAACGATCTGGGGTGTGGGGTATACGTTTAATGAATAAACGCAGAAGTTTTCGAACGACCATGATTCTGTTGCTTGGTTTAAGCATGTTGGCATCTGGAGCGATTACCTTTGGGGTATATAAAGTGATGCAATACTATTACACCGGTGTGCGTGCGGAAGATCAGTTAGCGGAATATCGTCACTTTATGAGAAGTATAGGGGATATTTACTTTTTCCTCATCTTGTTCATACCGCTTGCCATCCTTTTTTTCTTCTGGTTTACCAAGCCGTATGTTACCTACTTCAAAAATATCTCCACAGGTATCCGGCAGCTCGCAAGTGGTGATTTCCAGCACCGTGTGCAAATTTCGACGAAGGACGAGCTGGGCGCGATTGCTGAGGATATCAATCTGGCAAGTCTGAAACTGAGAGAAGCGGTAGAACGGGGAGATTTTGCGGAGAGCAGCAAGGACCAGCTGGTTGTAAACCTGGCGCATGATTTGCGTACCCCGCTAACATCAGTATTGGGTTATCTGGATCTGTTGATGAAGGATGATCAGCTGACGGAGGAGCAGGTTAGGCACTTTACAGCGATTGCTTTTACCAAGTCTCAACGTCTCGAGAAACTGATCGATGATTTGTTCGAGATTACACGGATGAATTATGGTATGTTGTCGATTGAGAAGAAGAGACTTGATCTTAGTGAACTGCTACGGCAGATGAACGAAGAGCTGTACCCTGTTTTTGAAAAGAACCACCTGGTCACCCGACTGCATATCGATTCCGAGTTAACCATCTCCGGCGATGGTGAGGTGCTTGCACGCGTGTTTGAGAACCTGTTGATCAATGCAGCACGTCATGGTACAGATGGTCTCTACGTGGATATCCATGGGCATCGTGATGCAGGACAGGTGATCATTCAGATCATGAACTATGGGGGACATATTCATCCGGATGATCTGCCTCATATTTTCGATATGTACTATACCGGAGATCGTGCGCGGACACCTCAGGAAGGTGGAACAGGCCTGGGCCTGTTTATTGCCAAAAATATTGTGGAGCAGCATGATGGGTCCATTTCGGCTCAAAGTGATATCGTACGGACCGTGTTTGAAGTGCGGTTGCCCGCATTAGAATGAAGTAAAAGGCTGAATTTAAGAAAAACTTTAGAATTGCCCTGCTTTTTTTTAACTAGTTTTCTCTATCCTTGAATTACGAGGTAAAGGAGGAGCATGGAATGAAAAAGTGGGGATTTTTGATATGTATCATTGTACTGGGATATATCTTTTCCAAGTCACCCGCACTGTTTGAGCAGAAGGAAGAGGCGAATCTGGAAGTTCAGGATACGGGTGAAATTCGTGCAGGTTATACCAAAACAATTCACGTGGATATGCAGAATCAAGTACATAAGGGGAATTTATTGCTCGTCAATTCGGAGTATCCCGTTCATGCGGAAGGTGTTAGAACCGACATTGTCAATCTGGCTGAACAACATGAATTGGTCCGGGGATACGGATTGATGGATCAGAAAATTATGTTGTCAAAGTACGTAGCGCAAGCGTTCCAGAAGATGGTTGAAGCTGCTGGGAAAGATGACGTGCGATATTTTATTATTAGCAGTGGCTATAGGGACTTTACGAAGCAGGAGCAGCTTTATGAGGAAAAGGGATCGGACTATGCGCTCCCCGCGGGACATAGTGAACATAACCTGGGCTTGTCCATGGATATCGGCTCTACGCTGGCTGCTATGAGTGAAGCACCAGAAGGAGCCTGGCTGGAAAAGAATGCATGGAAATTCGGATTCATCTTGCGTTACCCGAAGGATAAAGTCGACATCACCGGCATCCAATTTGAACCATGGCATTTCCGGTATGTGGGATTGCCGCACAGCGCCATCATGTATCATAATCATCTGGTGCTGGAGCAATATTTGGAGCTGCTGCAGCAGAAAAAGAGCATTTCTGCCGAAGTCGGGGGAGAGCACTATTTTATACGCTATTACGATGCATCCAAAGATGAGACCATTCATATCCCTGAGCACGGTCAATATGAGATATCGGGAGACAACATGAAGGGAGTTGTCGTGACGGTGGAGGAATAAACAACTAGAAATACATGGAGGTTCGTTTATGAAACCTAAGGAGTTCAACATGAAGATGATATGGGTCGCGGCATTGATCGTCTATCTGTATCTGCTAACCAAGCTTATATTATTCAAGGGTCATGCGGTGGATTGGGGCATCGTGAGGGTTCAACTTATGGCGATCGCGCAGCAACCGGATCTGATTCATACGCGAACCGTTAACCTGACGCCATTTCAGGAAATCTCAAGAGACTGGCATAGCCTGTCGTTACATCGTCCGGGTACCGCAATTCATCTGCTGGGCAACGTCATGGCCTTTATCCCACTGGGTATTTTCATTCCAGTACTGATGGGGAACAAGCTTTTGTCAGGGGCAAAGGTACTCGTACTTTCCTTACTCTTAAGTTTTGCCTTTGAAGCGACACAGCTATTGACGGGCATGGGCATATTCGACGTGGATGATCTTATGTTGAACACTGTTGGTGGGATGGTTGGTTATGTTCTATATACCATGCTTATCGGTCTGAAACGTATGATTGTGGGAGGAACAGCAAGCACTGCGAAAAAAGAGTATAGTTCCAATCAGAGTCGGGTGTAAGGAGGGGAATGCACATGCAATCTCTGGATAAAGCATCAGATTACATTGGACATTAAAAGGAAGTGTAGATGCGTTACACAGCCTTTGTCATATTAATATGAGAAGCTCCCCATAACGTGCTGAGTACGTTATGGGGAGCTTTTATATCTGCCAGATAAGGTGGAGTAATTGTAAACAGATAATGACTTCGTTTGCGAGCTGAATCGCTAATGAGGTAGAGTAGAGATGATACATTTATCAACCCACATCCTTACAAGGAGGATATATATTGTATTCATTGGCTAAACAACTCGCAGGAAGAATGAAAGCGATCATGGAGATTGAAAGTGAAATTGCTGAAGCTGAGCGTAATCAGCAAGGTGAAGAATTTGTACGTGATTTAGAACAGAAAAGATCAGACTTGATAAAAACCTTTACACGTGATGAGTTACTGGTCATAACAACCGTGATGGAGGTAGGGCAATCGGAGAGAGGTTATCGACACTATTTTGACTCAAGTGACGTTGAGCTTATTTACCTACCCATTGAGTTGAATGAGCATGAACTGATGAAGAAATACTCTCACTTTCTGGTACATAAAACAAAACAAGAACTAGCAGATGGAATTGAATATCATACACTCGTCTCGTCATTTCTAAAAGAAGGTATGGAAATCTTAAAACTCTAAACTGCTATTAAATTGGATCTAGGAGGTCTGCTAGATGATAATGAAGATTTCATACTATACGCCAGATGGTTTCTATTATTATGTCCCCGATCAATATGCAGAGCAGATAAATGAGTGGAGAGGGGAGTTTTCTGATTTTTTGCAGAGTATAGAAGGGAAACATCCTTTCACCCAATATACCGAATATATTGATCATGAGGGTAAGAAAGAATATGGTGTTTTTGTGCGTTGCTATGGTGGGGATGATTTTGCAGACTGGATTAACGTGGAGAAATTAAACTGCAGAGGTGTATATCGCATTCCTTCGCCACCTGATGATTCGGAAGTTGGATTGAGGATAGATTTTTAAACGTATATCGATTATTAAAAGCAAAATCAAAAAAAAGCTCCCCGTCACCGTGCAGAGCGCACGTGACGGGGAGCTTTTCTGTATAACTTAACTGCATTAAATATAAATGCGATTAAGATTTTTTCATCATTTGACGCAATACGGTTTGCAGGATACCACCGTTATGGTAGTAGTCCACGTCAACCATGCTGTCCAGACGAGCGATAACAGGGAAGTCGAACTTGGTGCCGTCCTCACGAGTTACGGTAACCGTCAGTTCTTGTCCTGGTTTCACATCATTGCTCAGACCTGTGATGTCATACGTTTCACGACCGTTCAGACCGAGGCTGGACCAGCCATGACCTTCCTGGAATTGCAATGGCATTACGCCCATGCCCACCAGGTTACTGCGGTGAATACGCTCGAAGCTTTCTGCGATAACGGCTTTGACGCCAAGCAGGAATGTTCCTTTGGCCGCCCAGTCACGCGAGCTTCCTGTACCATACTCTTTACCAGCGATAACGATCAGGTTCTGTCCTTCATCCTGATACTTCATGGAAGCATCGTAGATGGACATCTCTTCGTCCGTTGGCAGGTATTTCGTAATACCACCCTCAGTTCCTGGAGCCACTTGGTTACGAATACGAATGTTGGCAAACGTACCACGCATCATAACTTCATGGTTACCACGACGGGAGCCGTAAGAGTTGAAGTCTTTGCGTTCTACGCCATGTTCTTTCAGGTACAGTCCAGCCGGACTGGATGGTGCGATATTACCCGCTGGCGAGATGTGATCCGTTGTTACGGAGTCAGCAAGCAATGCCATAACACGTGCGGAACGAATATCTGCGATATCAGTCAACTTGTCGCCAAGCTCCTGGAAGAATGGTGGATTCTGAATGTATGTGGAGTTTGGATCCCACTCATACAATTCGCCTTCCGGTACTGGAATCGTATTCCAACGTTCGTTAGCTGTAAATACGTTCTCGTATTTGTTGCGGAACATCTGTGCATTCAGCGAGCTAGCGATGGTATCCTTGATTTCCTCGGAGCTAGGCCAGAGGTCTTTCAGGAATACAGGTTCATTGTTGGTATCATAACCGATTGGATCGGTTGCAAAATCAATATTAACGGTACCCGCGAGAGCGTACGCCACAACGAGTGGCGGTGAAGCCAGATAGTTGGCTTTGACCTGCGCGTGCACACGACCTTCAAAGTTACGGTTACCGGACAATACAGCCGCTACCGTCATATCGTTCTCGGCGATTGCTTCGCTTACTTCGTCTGGCAGTGGGCCAGAGTTACCGATGCAAGTTGCGCAACCATAGCCGGCAACGTTGAATCCGAGTTTGTCGAGGTATTCAATCAGACCTGCTTTTTCCAGATACTCGGTAACAACGAGGGAACCTGGAGTCAAGCTGCTTTTCACGTAGCCAGGCTTAGTCAGACCACGTTCAACAGCTTTTTTGGCAAGCAGACCCGCTCCGACCATAACGCTAGGGTTGGATGTGTTGGTGCAGCTTGTGATTGCCGCGATAACGACAGCACCAGCAGTCAGTTCGCTAGTGGAACCGTCAGGGTGTTTCACAGGCACTTTCTCAGCGATTTTCTCGTCGCTCAGTCCATATCCGCCTTTGTCGATTGGCGTGCGAATAATGCTGTTGAAGCCTTCTTTCATTTGAGTCAACTCGATGCGATCCTGTGGACGTTTTGGTCCGGCGAGACTTGGAACAACGGATGCCAGATCCAGTTCGATCACGTCGGTAAACTCAGGATCAACCGTATCAGCAGTACGGAACATGTTTTGAGCTTTGTAATAAGCCTCAACCAGATCCACTTGCTCGTCGGTACGGCCGGTATTACGCATATAGTTCAGTGTTTCGCTGTCTACAGGGAAGAAACCAATTGTTGCGCCGTACTCTGGTGCCATGTTGGCTACTGTTGCACGGTCAGCCAGGCTGATGTTGCCAAGACCCGGTCCGTAGAACTCGACAAATTTACCGACAACGCCTTTTTTACGCAGCATTTGGGTAACTGTGAGTGCCAGATCCGTTGCTGTTGCGCCTTCACTCAGGCTGCCTGTCAATTTGAAACCGATAACGTCCGGTGTAACAAAATAAAGCGGTTGGCCGAGCATACCTGCTTCAGCCTCGATTCCGCCAACACCCCAACCAACAACGCCGAGTCCGTTGATCATGGTGGTGTGGGAGTCCGTTCCTACGAGGGAATCCGGGAATACAACCGTTTCACCGTCAATGGTTTTGGTTGCAGCCACAGAAGCCAGGTATTCCAAGTTAACTTGGTGAACAATCCCTGTGGATGGTGGAACTGCACGGAAGTTGTTGAATGCCGTTTGCGCCCAGCGCAAGAAACGATAACGCTCTTCGTTACGCTCGAACTCAACCTTGATGTTGTAGTCGAGTGCATCGTTCGTTCCGAATGCATCAACCATAACGGAGTGGTCGATAACGAGATCAACGGGTACGAGAGGGTTGATCTGTTTCGGATCGCCGCCTGCTTTTTTCACGGTATCGCGCATTGCTGCAAGGTCAACGACAACGGGTACACCAGTGAAATCCTGCAGAACGATACGTGCAGGGATAAATGGAATTTCTTTGTTATTGTCACGGCCTTCTGCCCAGCCGGTCAGTTGTTTTACATGTTCTTCGGTAATAGCACGTCCGTCGAATTGACGAATAGCTGCTTCGAGCAGCACTTTAATGGAGAAAGGAAGCTTGGAAAGGTCGCCGTAGCCGCCTTCCTGAAGAGCATCTAAACTGTAGTAGCGATAAGACTTGCCTCCGACCTCAAGACTGCGGGCCGCGGAGAAATGATTCTTGGCTGACATACATGTACCTCCTTAAAATGTGTCGGTGAGATGAAGAAAACGTTCATTTAGGTGAAGAACAGGCCTTCATCGTTCCGTGTCCTTGTTCGTTAGTTTCATTAGGTGAAACGTAATTTCATAATCGTAACTTTAGTTTTAAGTATACCGTTTTCAGCTCCGTACGTAAAGGGCTTTTTACCTGTCCAGCCAAGCCATTGAGAGATTGAATGCGTTCTCAAGTGAAGGAGATGGACGCGCTCTCTTCCGTACGCATTATCCCCCATAATAAGGCTTCAAAACAGAACCAGACACATACAACCGAAATTCCCTCATATAAATAAAAAAGAGTTTTCATGCAATGGATCATTCCGGACAGAACTCATGCCAAAGGGGGACACAGGCTTGGAACGCGAATGGAAAAGTGCCTTATATACCTACGTGAACCAGTATAATCGCTGTGAGATCGACTACCGTCCACAGACAAGCGAACGGATTGTCACCGATCCGGAATTTGTGCTGGAGCGGGGGGAGCGGATGGCCAGACTGGACCAATGGTACCGCAAGCGGCGGGCCGTGCCTCTTCGCAGTGAGACTAGCGCCAAGCTTGTGCGGACACTTATGGATGGGGCAGATGAATCGGTGGTGGATGTGCAATTGTACAGCAGGCTGTTCTATGAGAAGAATGGTTTGACCCATCGGGAAGACCGGATTGAGCGGGAACGCCTGACCTTTCTTAGGCAAGGTGGAGTTTGGACCATTGCACGTGTAGAACGTGAAGTGCCGGAGCGTCGCCCGGTAGGAGAGGGCCGTCCTTTTCAACAAGCCGATTTTGTACAGGCGATGAATAGGCCGCTGCTTAACCGAGAAGTGCTGGGACAGGGTAGAAGATCGAGGCAGCAGTTGTATCGCAGGGATCTGGCTGTCGCTTATGCGGATCGGTGGTGGAATGCGGGAAACCCGGCATTTGAGGAATTCGAAGTAGATTGCACCAATTACGTGTCCCAATGTCTCTTTGCAGGGGGAGCGCCCATCCACTATACTGGTAAAAGAGAAGCAGGATGGTGGTACAAAGGCTATGTAAATGGGTCTGAAATGTGGAGTTACAGCTGGGCCGTGTCTAACAGTCTGGAGCGTTATTTATCCGGCAGCAGTTGGGGATTGTCAGCGACCGAAGTGGAGCGCCCGGAGCAGTTAATGCTCGGAGACGTAATTCTTTACGACTGGGACGGGGACGGAAGGTTTCAGCATAGTACCGTCGTGACCGCTTTCGATGCGGGGGGCATGCCGCTTGTGAACGCACATACGGTCAGCAGTCGCCACCGTTTTTGGGATTACCGGGATTCTTACGCTTGGAACGAGCGGACGGTGTACCGGCTTTTTCACATTGCAGATGAGTTTTGAGGGTCAAAGATTTTACGGGATTCGGTGACGTAGACATCCGGTTCCGTGTAAAATAAGTCTAGATAACAGAATAAAAGTGGTGCTGAACATGCAGACATAGCAGCATCATTGCACAGATAATCGGAGGTTACGCATGAGTATGGATAAATTAACAGTAGGCGTCGTTTACGGCGGAAAGTCAGGCGAGCATGAGGTGTCGCTGCAAACGGCGTTTGCTGTAACGAACGCATTTAATTATGAGAAGTATGAACTGGTTCCTTTTTATATCTCCAAGCAGGGTACGTGGAAAAAAGGATCTGTCATGCACGCGCCATTTGCGCAGATTGAAGATTTGAAGCTGGAGCAGGCGGCGGGCGGAACTCAGGAAGCGCTGAACGCGCTGTTCGGCCGTTTATATGGCGGAGAAGAGGCGATGGACGTCATGTTCCCGCTGCTGCACGGTACGTTTGGTGAGGATGGCACGATTCAAGGGATGTTCGAGATGGCGGATATGCCTTATGTTGGTGCAGGTGTACTCGCTTCGGCTGGTGGCATGGACAAAGTGGTCATGAAGAAACTGTTCGCGCAGGCCGGAATCGACCAATGTGCCTTTACGTATTTTAACGCATCCCAATGGAAGCAGACTGAACATGAAATGATCTTGCAGGTGGAAGATCAACTTGGATATCCGTGCTTCATTAAGCCGGCCAATCTCGGTTCCAGTGTAGGAATCTCGAAGGCGCGTAACCGGGATGAACTGAAGAAAGCCGTGGAGTTCGCTCTCCGTTACGATACAAAGGTAGTCATTGAGGAGTTTGTAGAGGCGCGAGAAGTTGAAGTCAGTGTGCTTGGTAATGACGAACCGATGGCTTCCGTACCAGGAGAAATCGTATCTTCCGGTGAATATTATGACTATGCAGCCAAATACATCGATGGACAGTCTCAGATGCTGATCCCTGCTCCGCTAGACCCGGAAGCCGCAGATCGTATCCGTGAGGCCGCATTGCAGGCATTCCGTGCGATTGAAGGCAATGGCATTTCCCGTGCAGACTTCTTCATTCGCAAATCGGATGGGGCATTGCTTATTAATGAAGTAAACACCATGCCTGGTTTCACACCATACAGCATGTACCCGCTCTTGTGGCGTGAGACGGGCGTATCGTATGCCGAACTGCTGGATCGCATGATTGAGCTGGCTTTGGAACGCTACAACCGCAAGCAGGCGTTGAACTACGAGAATGGCGTACAGGCGTAGCCTAAGGACGACATTATAAGGAGGGGTATGAATGGGATTTCAGACCGAATTCAATTCCGTGTGCAAGTTCAAGAATGAACAAGAGCTGTTTGAATTGCTTGAATACGGCCGTGGCAAAATGGTCAAACAAGGTTTTCGCGTATTTCCTACCGGACAGAAAGTCATTGCTTACACACCGGATAACGTGGCCGTAGCCATCGTAAAAATCGTAGTCTCCATTGCTGAGATTAACTTCCAGGGTCAAGAAGTGACCGAAGTGGAGATGCAATTGATCCGTAAACTGAACGAGGAAGAATCACGTATTCAGACGGCTCTCGCGGACGAGATGTTCTTTGGTGAACAGGCACAGGGGTAGTTTGCTACATGTGGACCGGAAGCGCATGGACGGATTTGTCCAAACACGATTATGGTCACTCTTTTAGGGTAAAACTTGGTTATATAAAGTGAAGGGAAGACTGCCGGCTTCAATATATGCCGGGAAGGAATCCTGCCCTAATAGAGAGGAAGAAATTCATGCTCGTACGTTTTGGCTATGTGGCGATGTCCGTGCTTGTGGAGAATGCTTCACCTTCGCGGACGATGACCATGTCCAGCTTTAAGAAAATTGATGATAGGGAAGCGGCAATTCGCAAGCTTGAACGGATTGCGGCCGAGAATTTGCATAATACATTACGTTTGCTCAGACACAACAAAGGAAGTCATATTCATGTATATCGTTTCTCTTCCAAACTAATTCCGCTAGCAACGCATGAAGATCTCAGTGATTGGGATCCGTTTCCCGCACTTAAGCAGGATTTTGCCGCGATTGGCGATTTTGTGAAGGAGAACGAGATGCGTGTATCTTTCCACCCGGATCATTTTACGGTACTCAGCACGCCTCGGGAGGAAGTGCTGCGCAACTCCATGCGCGACCTTCGTCATCATGTGCGCATGCTGGATGCCATGGGGCTGAATGCTACTGCCAAGAACAATATACATATTGGTGGTGCATACGGAGACAAGCCTAGTGCAGCGCTGCGTTTTGAAGAAAATTTTCTGAAGCTGGATCGGGATATTCAGGAACGGATGACGCTTGAAAATGATGATAAAACGTTCAATGCTCCCGAGACCCTCTCGGTATGTCAGCGAATGGGACTGCCCATGGTGCTGGATATCCACCATCAATGGGTGAACAATGAAGGCGAACAGCCGTGGGATCTCTGGCCGGATATATTGAAAACGTGGGAGTCCCCGCTTGCTCAGGCGGATTCACCGGCAGACAAGCCTTTGCCGCCCAAAATTCATGTCTCCAGTCCAAAGAGTGAGAAGGACCTGCGAGGACATGCGGATGGTGTTGAGGTGGAACCATTGCTCGCCTTTTTACGTCATATTGCAGCAGATACGCCCGCTCTTGATGTGATGATTGAGGCCAAACGCAAGGATGAAGCTCTGGTGCAGTTGATGCAGAAACTAGCATTCTATCACGAAGAGGGTGTGGAGTGGGTGGACGAGTCGACGGTTATCATTCATCCGTAGCGCCAAAAGGGGCCTGGGCAACGAGAAACTTTACGACCCTCGGGGCGTATACTTTTAACAAGTATTTTAATTTTTCGTAGATTGATATAGAAAGTAGAGTGAACGCTTTGAATGAGAAGGAAAAAACACCTTATGTCGTGACAAGCAAAAGCTATACTGCCGTCGCCATTAATGCAGCTTCCAAAGCTGGAGAGTGGATCAAGAGCCGTCTCGGAACTGTGGGGGAGCCCGGAACCAAGTATTCCCCGCAGGATCTCGTTACTGAAGTCGATAAAGGTGCGGAACAGATGATCCGCCGCCTGATTCTGACGCATTTTCCCCATCATGCCATTCTGGGTGAAGAAGGCGTGGAACCGGGGCCGGAAGCATCAGCGAAGGCACTGAAAGAAGCAGAGGAAGAAGAGTTTCTCTGGATTGTGGACCCGGTGGACGGAACGACGAACTTTGTACACGGATTTCCGTTCTATTCGGTATCGATTGCTTTGGCCCATAACGGTGAGGTGATTGTAGGAGTAATCTACGATCCTTCCCGTGACGAGATGTTTGTTGCGGAAAAAGGAAAAGGAGCTTACGTGCACGGAAACCGGATGCTTGTATCGGATGAACAGGAACTGGCTCAGAGCCTGATCGCAGTTGGCTTCCCCGCGGATACAACCTACGCGTTGCCGATCAATATGGCCGCTGTTCAGGCTCTTGCACCGCAAGTACGCAGTCTGCGGGCAGGTGGTTCTGCCGCCCTGCACTTGGCATATGTTGCAGCAGGTCGTCTGAGCGCTTATACCGAAGTCGGACTGAAGCCTTGGGATATCGCCGCAGGTGCACTGCTGGTTGAGGAATCCGGCGGTAAGGTTACTGATACCGTGGGAACGCCTTACCAGCTGTCCGTGAGTCATGTGGTTGCCAGCAATGGCAAGATTCATGATGCACTGACGGGTGTGCTGAAGGAAGCAAATGCAACTGGTTTAGAGTGAAAATTTACTGAAGGAGCGAACAATAATGGATGAATCCAAAGAACTGGAACGACGTTTGAGTGATATGCTGACTGAAGGGGACATGGAGGAGTCCGGCGATGCTGACAAACGTGAACGTCAGCTGATTCCTCCCAAGTACGAGGTTCGCATTCAGACAGAACGGGACCCGATTGTCGAAGAAACGTTGAAGTACCGGGACATGGCACGTGAGGTGGACGATCGCTACGATCGATACCTAGAGCGTTCTGCCGGGAACAAGCCGGATACCGACCCGAATGGTTCTGATTCTGGAGACACGAATAAATCAAAGTCTTAACGAGTGGACATCTTGCTTATACTCAACGGATAACAGACTTACCTAATTAGGGGAGTCTGTTTTTCGTGTGGATATGGAGTGCAGACGACAGCACCCCTTTAATAATGTTAGAATAGAGTTACACGAACTTCTGTCATTGGAGTGAACAGTGTAATATGTAATTATATTTTATTTTATAGATACGAGAAAAAAGGAGTGTTCTAAGAATGAAGCGTAAACGCATATGGAGAAGTACCGCCGCGGGATTAACGGCAAGTATGCTGGCAGGGATGCTGATTTTGGCATCATCCGCACAGTCTGCTCATGCTGCGGATAGCAATACGTTACCAGCTGGAAGCGTAACATCATCATTGCCTGTACAGAAAGATGCGGTAGCGGTAACCAAGGAATTCCGCCTCGTCACATTGGGGGATTCCATCACCGTAGGGTATGAGCCGAACCTCAAAGAACTGCCATATGGTTATGTAGAACGGTTGCAGGAACAAGGTCTGCTTCACGGACGTACTCAGGTGGACAACTATGGTATTGCCGGATTGAAGAGCAGTGGTTTGAAAAACTTTGCAGATGCGATTAAAGAAGGGAAAGCGCTCACTTCCGAAGCTATTCAACCGAACCTTCCTGATCCAAGAGCGGCACAAGTTGGAGCCAATATTGCTGCCATCCGGGAGAGTGTAGCAGGAGCCAATCTCGTTGCCGTCACAATTGGAGGGAACGATGTATCCGAGTTGCTTGGTTCAGCAGATAAGCTGAGTGACGCGGAACTGGAAGCCAAAGTGAAGGAATTGCTAACTTCTTATACAGTCAATGTTAGTGCAGTTATCAATGATATTCATGAGATTAATCCGAATGCCAAAATTGTAATCGCTGACCAGTACCAACCCATGCCTGAAGTAGCTGGCAAAGCACTCTATGCGAAACTGATGGAAGCTTCCCAGGGGTTTACTGCGACCATTGATGGAATTGCGACTGAATTTTCCGCTAAAGGGATTGATGTAAAAGTGGCTCATGTCGCCAAGGAGTTTGTTGGCGGTGAAGGCACGATGACTCACATGATTAAGGACCGCGATTTCCACCCGAATCAGTTCGGATATGAAGCGATTGCCAAAGTATTCGCAGAAACAATCTGGGGCGATTACACCAAGCTGACGGCTCCTGCTGCAGGCCAACCGATGAATATCATCGTCAGTGGTAAAACGCTGGATACGCCGTACAAACCAATTAACCGCAATGGTAAAAACTTTGTGGCGATCCAGGATATCGTAAACGCCGTTGGCGCAACCACGGTATGGGATAACAAAACCTCAACCGCAACGATTACATATGGAGATCGGAAGGTTGCCGTGAAGATTGGTGCAACGGCTGTTCAGGTGAATGGTGCATCCGTAGCCGTGGATACACCTGCATTCCTGAGCAAAGTGGGTACAGAATCCAAAACGTATGTACCTCTCGCCATGGTAGCCGAGGGTCTTGGCTTTGATGTACAATATATAGCTAAGTTAAAAACCGTTTTTGTGAATCCGTAACGTAATAAGTAACACTCTAATACACTTTCGCATGATGTCGAGCAGCCAGATTCCTTGATCCTTTCAGGGAATCTGGCTGTTTTTGCGTCTATTTTCATGCAAGCACAAAGAGACAGACCTTCGGAAATGACCTAAAATGTTGCATAAATATGACTTGTCATCTGACCATGGATGTGTAAATATGAAAATAACTTACAGTAGATCGAAAACAGTTTCGAATGACAGCACCCTTCGCGAGCCAAAGGAGCGCTTTGGATGAGTAGAATTAAAAACGCTTTCACGAAATTACCAATTCATCATAAAACCATTCTCCTCATTGGATTACTGATGATGATCAGCTTCACGTTCTATGTATCTGTCTTGGGGTATGTGTTCGGCATTTATGACCGACAGATCTATGAGAAATCTTCGCAG contains these protein-coding regions:
- a CDS encoding HAMP domain-containing sensor histidine kinase; its protein translation is MNKRRSFRTTMILLLGLSMLASGAITFGVYKVMQYYYTGVRAEDQLAEYRHFMRSIGDIYFFLILFIPLAILFFFWFTKPYVTYFKNISTGIRQLASGDFQHRVQISTKDELGAIAEDINLASLKLREAVERGDFAESSKDQLVVNLAHDLRTPLTSVLGYLDLLMKDDQLTEEQVRHFTAIAFTKSQRLEKLIDDLFEITRMNYGMLSIEKKRLDLSELLRQMNEELYPVFEKNHLVTRLHIDSELTISGDGEVLARVFENLLINAARHGTDGLYVDIHGHRDAGQVIIQIMNYGGHIHPDDLPHIFDMYYTGDRARTPQEGGTGLGLFIAKNIVEQHDGSISAQSDIVRTVFEVRLPALE
- a CDS encoding VanZ family protein, coding for MKPKEFNMKMIWVAALIVYLYLLTKLILFKGHAVDWGIVRVQLMAIAQQPDLIHTRTVNLTPFQEISRDWHSLSLHRPGTAIHLLGNVMAFIPLGIFIPVLMGNKLLSGAKVLVLSLLLSFAFEATQLLTGMGIFDVDDLMLNTVGGMVGYVLYTMLIGLKRMIVGGTASTAKKEYSSNQSRV
- the acnA gene encoding aconitate hydratase AcnA translates to MSAKNHFSAARSLEVGGKSYRYYSLDALQEGGYGDLSKLPFSIKVLLEAAIRQFDGRAITEEHVKQLTGWAEGRDNNKEIPFIPARIVLQDFTGVPVVVDLAAMRDTVKKAGGDPKQINPLVPVDLVIDHSVMVDAFGTNDALDYNIKVEFERNEERYRFLRWAQTAFNNFRAVPPSTGIVHQVNLEYLASVAATKTIDGETVVFPDSLVGTDSHTTMINGLGVVGWGVGGIEAEAGMLGQPLYFVTPDVIGFKLTGSLSEGATATDLALTVTQMLRKKGVVGKFVEFYGPGLGNISLADRATVANMAPEYGATIGFFPVDSETLNYMRNTGRTDEQVDLVEAYYKAQNMFRTADTVDPEFTDVIELDLASVVPSLAGPKRPQDRIELTQMKEGFNSIIRTPIDKGGYGLSDEKIAEKVPVKHPDGSTSELTAGAVVIAAITSCTNTSNPSVMVGAGLLAKKAVERGLTKPGYVKSSLTPGSLVVTEYLEKAGLIEYLDKLGFNVAGYGCATCIGNSGPLPDEVSEAIAENDMTVAAVLSGNRNFEGRVHAQVKANYLASPPLVVAYALAGTVNIDFATDPIGYDTNNEPVFLKDLWPSSEEIKDTIASSLNAQMFRNKYENVFTANERWNTIPVPEGELYEWDPNSTYIQNPPFFQELGDKLTDIADIRSARVMALLADSVTTDHISPAGNIAPSSPAGLYLKEHGVERKDFNSYGSRRGNHEVMMRGTFANIRIRNQVAPGTEGGITKYLPTDEEMSIYDASMKYQDEGQNLIVIAGKEYGTGSSRDWAAKGTFLLGVKAVIAESFERIHRSNLVGMGVMPLQFQEGHGWSSLGLNGRETYDITGLSNDVKPGQELTVTVTREDGTKFDFPVIARLDSMVDVDYYHNGGILQTVLRQMMKKS
- a CDS encoding amidase domain-containing protein, with amino-acid sequence MPKGDTGLEREWKSALYTYVNQYNRCEIDYRPQTSERIVTDPEFVLERGERMARLDQWYRKRRAVPLRSETSAKLVRTLMDGADESVVDVQLYSRLFYEKNGLTHREDRIERERLTFLRQGGVWTIARVEREVPERRPVGEGRPFQQADFVQAMNRPLLNREVLGQGRRSRQQLYRRDLAVAYADRWWNAGNPAFEEFEVDCTNYVSQCLFAGGAPIHYTGKREAGWWYKGYVNGSEMWSYSWAVSNSLERYLSGSSWGLSATEVERPEQLMLGDVILYDWDGDGRFQHSTVVTAFDAGGMPLVNAHTVSSRHRFWDYRDSYAWNERTVYRLFHIADEF